One genomic window of Coffea eugenioides isolate CCC68of chromosome 1, Ceug_1.0, whole genome shotgun sequence includes the following:
- the LOC113777659 gene encoding putative pentatricopeptide repeat-containing protein At1g02420, whose protein sequence is MLHLFIRNPIFLHSCTSSTATVRYACLNSLLFFSSIPQIEKIPPFTSSSPAVNDDVETVFRILTSSRTSVELRQSLRSAAASIAFSNDLIDKVLKRVRFSHSNPLQALEFFKFTSRKKGFLHSAFSLDTMLYVLGRSRKFDNIWEVLVEAKKKDQSSITSRTVQVVLARIAKVCSVKQTVISFKRFRRLVLEFDTSCYNALFRTLCQEKSMSDARNVYHNLKHEFRPNLQTFNILLSGWKSTDEAERFFEEMREMGVEPDIVSYNCLVDVYCKTREIDKVYRVVEEMRERDISPDVITYTSLIGGLGLVGQPDKARDVLEEMREYGCYPDVAAYNAAIRNFCIAKRIGDAYGLMNEMVKKGLSPNATTYNILLRTFYWWNDLISSWNLYLRMRETGCLPNTQSCMFLIRLLRRHEKVEMALELWNDMVEMGFGSYILVSDVLFDLLCDMGKLDEAERSFLQMVEKGQKPSNVSFRRIKVLMELANRQDALRNLSEKMALFGGSIKLAGSEESDLETSGSMTF, encoded by the coding sequence ATGCTCCATCTTTTTATCAGAAATCCCATTTTTCTTCACTCTTGTACATCATCAACGGCAACAGTAAGGTATGCCTGTTTaaattctcttcttttctttagtTCCATTCCCCAAATTGAAAAAATCCCGCCTTTTACTTCTTCCTCCCCTGCTGTAAACGACGATGTTGAGACTGTTTTTCGGATACTAACAAGTTCAAGAACCTCAGTTGAACTCAGACAGTCACTGAGATCAGCAGCAGCTTCAATCGCTTTCTCAAATGACTTAATTGATAAGGTTCTGAAAAGGGTTAGATTTTCTCATTCTAATCCATTACAGGCTTTGGAATTCTTTAAGTTTACATCTAGGAAAAAGGGGTTTTTGcattctgcattttctttggATACAATGCTGTATGTTTTGGGTAGGAGCAGAAAATTTGATAATATTTGGGAGGTTTTGGTGGAAGCGAAGAAAAAGGATCAATCTTCGATCACTTCAAGAACTGTTCAAGTTGTCTTAGCTAGGATTGCTAAGGTTTGTTCAGTTAAGCAGACTGTGATTTCGTTTAAGCGGTTTCGAAGGCTTGTTTTGGAGTTTGATACTAGTTGTTACAATGCACTGTTTAGGACATTGTGTCAAGAGAAGAGTATGAGTGATGCCAGGAATGTGTATCATAACTTGAAGCATGAGTTTAGGCCGAATTTGCAGACTTTTAATATATTGTTGTCTGGTTGGAAGTCAACTGATGAGGCCGAGCGCTTTTTTGAGGAGATGAGGGAAATGGGGGTTGAACCTGATATTGTTTCTTATAACTGTTTGGTGGATGTGTATTGTAAGACGAGAGAAATCGATAAGGTGTATAGGGTGGTGGAGGAGATGAGGGAGAGGGATATTAGTCCAGATGTGATTACATATACGAGTTTGATTGGTGGTTTGGGGCTTGTGGGGCAACCTGATAAGGCAAGGGATGTTTTGGAAGAGATGAGAGAGTATGGATGCTATCCTGATGTCGCAGCTTACAATGCTGCTATTAGAAATTTCTGTATTGCAAAGAGGATTGGGGATGCCTACGGTTTGATGAATGAGATGGTAAAGAAGGGGTTGAGCCCAAATGCAACTACTTATAATATTTTGTTGAGGACATTTTATTGGTGGAATGATTTGATAAGTTCATGGAACTTGTACCTGAGAATGAGGGAAACAGGGTGTCTACCAAACACTCAATCTTGTATGTTTTTGATCAGGTTGTTGAGAAGGCACGAGAAGGTTGAAATGGCACTTGAGCTATGGAATGATATGGTGGAGATGGGGTTTGGCTCTTATATATTGGTCTCTGACGTTTTGTTTGATTTGCTTTGTGACATGGGGAAGTTGGATGAGGCTGAGAGGTCTTTCTTGCAGATGGTGGAGAAAGGGCAAAAACCAAGTAATGTTTCATTTAGGAGGATTAAGGTGCTTATGGAATTGGCTAATAGGCAGGATGCTCTTCGTAATTTGTCAGAGAAGATGGCTCTTTTTGGCGGATCTATTAAACTTGCTGGGAGTGAAGAGAGTGACTTGGAAACATCAGGCTCCATGACTTTCTGA
- the LOC113769504 gene encoding serine/threonine-protein kinase TOUSLED isoform X1, with the protein MSDDMLMQFSSNSSNQSDQSLPTKIAKLEARMVGKASSATAAVAHSQQAASWSVATKFPEPPESLPNEHLSSDSDDNDNGGEFLIQANTQKRRKLDEDNSGMVFEHVEGHTSQSVAEPRQKVVETVDTNKVASDTNRKKQSRGRGYSASARGRGSRGNDQTKIQTVSPPNGQLEKDGWPKEQLRRDDLSLLEEENTTLREKVGNLEEALRKSQHLTQELEKELKDIKDIEQQMKPKRLKTLSDLLISVSKAERQEARMKVRQDSLRLGNVGVIRAGTLISETWEDGPALKDLNVQLRNLLEMKEAIERQRKSLKKKQPDKVDGTDSEAGVQEDDSLIQDEIYKSRLACIKREEETIMRERDRYELDKARLIREMKRIRDEDGSRFNNFQILNHRYALLNLLGKGGFSEVYKAFDLVEHRYVACKLHGLNAQWSEEKKQSYVRHAIREYNIHKSLVHNHIVRLWDIFEIDQNTFCTVLEYCSGKDLDAVLKATPVLPEREARIIIVQIFRGLVYLNKRAQKIIHYDLKPGNVLFDEFGTAKVTDFGLSKIVEDDVGSQGMELTSQGAGTYWYLPPECFELNKTPLISSKVDVWSAGILLYQMLFGKRPFGHDQTQERILREDTIIKARKVDFPSRPAVSNEAKDFIRRCLTYNQAERPDVLSIAQDPYLTYTKKNHNST; encoded by the exons ATGTCGGATGACATGCTTATGCAATTTTCCTCCAACTCTTCCAATCAATCCGATCAATCTTTGCCCACTAAAATTGCGAAGCTCGAGGCGCGAATGGTGGGCAAAGCATCCTCTGCAACTGCAGCCGTCGCACATTCACAGCAGGCAGCCTCGTGGTCTGTTGCCACCAAATTCCCCGAGCCTCCTGAGAGCTTGCCTAATGAGCATCTGTCAAGTGATTCGGATGACAACGAT AATGGAGGGGAATTTCTGATTCAAGCTAACACTCAGAAGCGGCGTAAATTGGACGAGGATAACAGTGGCATGGTTTTTGAACATGTTGAG GGACATACATCTCAGTCTGTGGCTGAGCCAAGACAGAAGGTTGTTGAGACCGTGGACACAAATAAGGTGGCTTCAGACACAAATAGGAAAAAACAAAGCCGTGGCAGGGGATATTCTGCCTCGGCTAGAGGGCGTGGTTCACGAGGTAATGatcaaaccaaaattcaaaCGGTTTCTCCACCAAATGGACAGCTTGAAAAG GATGGGTGGCCCAAAGAGCAACTTCGACGTGACGATTTAAGTTTATTGGAG GAGGAGAACACAACATTACGCGAGAAGGTTGGAAATTTGGAGGAGGCATTACggaaatctcaacatttaacTCAAGAGCTAGAGAAG GAGTTGAAGGATATCAAGGATATTGAGCAGCAGATGAAGCCAAAG AGATTAAAAACATTATCTGATTTGTTGATATCTGTTTCAAAAGCTGAGAGACAAGAAGCAAGGATGAAAGTACGCCAGGATTCTTTGAGACTTGGCAATGTTGGAGTAATCAG AGCTGGAACTCTCATTTCTGAGACATGGGAGGATGGGCCAGCATTGAAGGATCTCAATGTCCAGCTT AGAAACTTATTGGAGATGAAAGAAGCAATTGAACGGCAGAGGAAATCACTGAAGAAAAAGCAGCCAG ATAAAGTTGATGGAACTGATTCAGAAGCTGGAGTCCAGGAAGATGATTCTCTCATTCAAGATGAAATCTATAAATCTCGTTTAGCTTGCATCAAACGT GAGGAAGAAACAATTATGCGTGAAAGAGATCGCTATGAGTTGGATAAAGCAAGGCTTATAAGGGAAATGAAACGAATAAGAGATGAGGATGGCTCTCGCTTCAACAATTTTCAGATTTTGAACCACCGCTATGCCCTCTTAAACCTTCTTGGCAAAGGAGGATTTAGTGAGGTCTATAAG GCTTTTGACTTAGTTGAGCATAGATATGTTGCATGTAAGCTTCATGGTTTGAATGCTCAGTGGAGTGAAGAGAAGAAGCAAAGTTATGTACGACATGCTATCAGGGAGTACAATATTCATAAAAGCTTGGTACATAATCACATTGTGCGTCTGTGGGACATTTTTGAGATAGACCAAAACACATTCTGCACTGTCTTGGAATACTGCAGTG GCAAGGATCTTGATGCAGTCCTCAAAGCAACGCCTGTTTTGCCAGAAAGAGAAGCGAGAATCATAATTGTTCAGATATTTCGAGGCCTTGTTTACCTGAATAAAAGAGCACAAAAGATTATACATTATGATCTGAAGCCAGGAAATGTTCTATTTGATGAATTTGGCACTGCTAAAGTGACTGATTTTGGTCTTAGCAAAATAGTGGAGGATGATGTTGGGTCCCAGGGGATGGAGCTTACCTCCCAGGGAGCTGGGACATATTG GTATCTACCTCCCGAATGCTTTGAGCTTAACAAGACACCCCTTATATCCTCAAAG GTGGATGTTTGGTCAGCTGGGATTCTTCTGTACCAAATGCTATTTGGCAAACGGCCTTTTGGTCATGACCAAACCCAAGAACGAATTTTACGCGAAGATACCATCATTAAAGCCCGCAAGGTGGATTTTCCTTCAAGGCCAGCTGTGTCGAACGAGGCAAAG GATTTTATTCGTCGTTGTCTTACATATAATCAGGCAGAGAGGCCAGATGTTTTAAGCATTGCTCAGGATCCATATTTGACATACacaaagaaaaatcataacagTACATAG
- the LOC113769504 gene encoding serine/threonine-protein kinase TOUSLED isoform X2 produces MVFEHVEGHTSQSVAEPRQKVVETVDTNKVASDTNRKKQSRGRGYSASARGRGSRGNDQTKIQTVSPPNGQLEKDGWPKEQLRRDDLSLLEEENTTLREKVGNLEEALRKSQHLTQELEKELKDIKDIEQQMKPKRLKTLSDLLISVSKAERQEARMKVRQDSLRLGNVGVIRAGTLISETWEDGPALKDLNVQLRNLLEMKEAIERQRKSLKKKQPDKVDGTDSEAGVQEDDSLIQDEIYKSRLACIKREEETIMRERDRYELDKARLIREMKRIRDEDGSRFNNFQILNHRYALLNLLGKGGFSEVYKAFDLVEHRYVACKLHGLNAQWSEEKKQSYVRHAIREYNIHKSLVHNHIVRLWDIFEIDQNTFCTVLEYCSGKDLDAVLKATPVLPEREARIIIVQIFRGLVYLNKRAQKIIHYDLKPGNVLFDEFGTAKVTDFGLSKIVEDDVGSQGMELTSQGAGTYWYLPPECFELNKTPLISSKVDVWSAGILLYQMLFGKRPFGHDQTQERILREDTIIKARKVDFPSRPAVSNEAKDFIRRCLTYNQAERPDVLSIAQDPYLTYTKKNHNST; encoded by the exons ATGGTTTTTGAACATGTTGAG GGACATACATCTCAGTCTGTGGCTGAGCCAAGACAGAAGGTTGTTGAGACCGTGGACACAAATAAGGTGGCTTCAGACACAAATAGGAAAAAACAAAGCCGTGGCAGGGGATATTCTGCCTCGGCTAGAGGGCGTGGTTCACGAGGTAATGatcaaaccaaaattcaaaCGGTTTCTCCACCAAATGGACAGCTTGAAAAG GATGGGTGGCCCAAAGAGCAACTTCGACGTGACGATTTAAGTTTATTGGAG GAGGAGAACACAACATTACGCGAGAAGGTTGGAAATTTGGAGGAGGCATTACggaaatctcaacatttaacTCAAGAGCTAGAGAAG GAGTTGAAGGATATCAAGGATATTGAGCAGCAGATGAAGCCAAAG AGATTAAAAACATTATCTGATTTGTTGATATCTGTTTCAAAAGCTGAGAGACAAGAAGCAAGGATGAAAGTACGCCAGGATTCTTTGAGACTTGGCAATGTTGGAGTAATCAG AGCTGGAACTCTCATTTCTGAGACATGGGAGGATGGGCCAGCATTGAAGGATCTCAATGTCCAGCTT AGAAACTTATTGGAGATGAAAGAAGCAATTGAACGGCAGAGGAAATCACTGAAGAAAAAGCAGCCAG ATAAAGTTGATGGAACTGATTCAGAAGCTGGAGTCCAGGAAGATGATTCTCTCATTCAAGATGAAATCTATAAATCTCGTTTAGCTTGCATCAAACGT GAGGAAGAAACAATTATGCGTGAAAGAGATCGCTATGAGTTGGATAAAGCAAGGCTTATAAGGGAAATGAAACGAATAAGAGATGAGGATGGCTCTCGCTTCAACAATTTTCAGATTTTGAACCACCGCTATGCCCTCTTAAACCTTCTTGGCAAAGGAGGATTTAGTGAGGTCTATAAG GCTTTTGACTTAGTTGAGCATAGATATGTTGCATGTAAGCTTCATGGTTTGAATGCTCAGTGGAGTGAAGAGAAGAAGCAAAGTTATGTACGACATGCTATCAGGGAGTACAATATTCATAAAAGCTTGGTACATAATCACATTGTGCGTCTGTGGGACATTTTTGAGATAGACCAAAACACATTCTGCACTGTCTTGGAATACTGCAGTG GCAAGGATCTTGATGCAGTCCTCAAAGCAACGCCTGTTTTGCCAGAAAGAGAAGCGAGAATCATAATTGTTCAGATATTTCGAGGCCTTGTTTACCTGAATAAAAGAGCACAAAAGATTATACATTATGATCTGAAGCCAGGAAATGTTCTATTTGATGAATTTGGCACTGCTAAAGTGACTGATTTTGGTCTTAGCAAAATAGTGGAGGATGATGTTGGGTCCCAGGGGATGGAGCTTACCTCCCAGGGAGCTGGGACATATTG GTATCTACCTCCCGAATGCTTTGAGCTTAACAAGACACCCCTTATATCCTCAAAG GTGGATGTTTGGTCAGCTGGGATTCTTCTGTACCAAATGCTATTTGGCAAACGGCCTTTTGGTCATGACCAAACCCAAGAACGAATTTTACGCGAAGATACCATCATTAAAGCCCGCAAGGTGGATTTTCCTTCAAGGCCAGCTGTGTCGAACGAGGCAAAG GATTTTATTCGTCGTTGTCTTACATATAATCAGGCAGAGAGGCCAGATGTTTTAAGCATTGCTCAGGATCCATATTTGACATACacaaagaaaaatcataacagTACATAG